In the genome of Rutidosis leptorrhynchoides isolate AG116_Rl617_1_P2 unplaced genomic scaffold, CSIRO_AGI_Rlap_v1 contig85, whole genome shotgun sequence, one region contains:
- the LOC139885179 gene encoding uncharacterized protein, giving the protein MAFAYRKQIKTLSHKHSLIPSLSIWFQSFPSNQRLLGCRDQKMVSEVEVLLSPHHRMLKKQFDVSWPTLVQRHRFLLTALTLLAFLCTIYLYFAVTLGDTMSSCNGLQGSQKASCRLEHSSKYSSSVSNGKLKFL; this is encoded by the exons ATGGCCTTTGCTTATAGAAAGCAAATTAAAACCCTCTCTCACAAGCATTCTCTGATTCCATCTCTCTCTATCTGGTTTCAATCTTTCCCGTCCAATCAAAGATTGCTAG GCTGCAGAGATCAGAAAATGGTTAGTGAAGTAGAAGTGTTATTGTCACCTCATCATCGTATGTTGAAGAAACAATTCGACGTAAGCTGGCCAACTCTTGTTCAGAGACACCGTTTTCTCTTAACGGCGTTAACTCTCCTAGCCTTTCTCTGTACTATTTACCTTTACTTTGCCGTCACATTGGGAGATACAATGTCGTCATGTAACGGATTACAAGGATCCCAAAAGGCGTCTTGTCGTCTCGAGCATTCATCAAAGTATAGTTCTTCTGTCTCAAATGGCAAACTCAAATTTCTTTAG